In the genome of Ananas comosus cultivar F153 linkage group 11, ASM154086v1, whole genome shotgun sequence, one region contains:
- the LOC109717552 gene encoding uncharacterized protein LOC109717552: MRGGALEPSSPASPSTRARAAAAGRLREPPSRPPAASLSRACCLASPSPSRWPVCGPYPSAGAANRLDETPSAEFPVPPASSPADWPAVAEAPPQPLLAPHVSHIWRRAPWRGGQGCQLPSPACHATQPGTSPAGASDPEHPTCPPVASAGLVRAAAAGQDARRPVSLRNRAELGWRLLSELQNGPRWLVSANTPPSPGPSCSPHSARRARSSPALRAWPPETGASS, from the exons ATGCG GGGAGGAGCACTCGAACCCTCCTCGCCAGCCTCACCTTCCACTCGAGCTCGGGcagccgccgccggccggcTCCGCGAGCCGCCGAGCCGGCCGCCGGCGGCCAGCCTATCGCGCGCTTGCTGCCTCGCCAGCCCGAGCCCAAGCCGGTGGCCTGTGTGCGGCCCTTATCCGAGCGCCGGCGCTGCCAACCGTTTGGATGAAACCCCATCTGCCGAATTCCCAGTACCGCCGGCGTCCTCCCCAGCCGACTGGCCCGCCGTCGCCGAGGCACCGCCGCAGCCGCTGCTTGCTCCCCATGTCAGCCACATTTGGCGCCGAGCCCCATGGCGAGGAGGCCAGGGTTGCCAGCTGCCCAGCCCAGCATGCCACGCCACGCAGCCTGGAACCTCTCCCGCCGGCGCCTCCGACCCCGAGCACCCCACTTGCCCGCCGGTCGCAAGCGCCGGCCTCGtgcgagccgccgccgccggccaagACGCCCGCCGCCCCGTCAGTCTGCGCAACCGAGCCGAGCTCGGGTGGCGGCTATTATCCGAGCTACAGAACGGGCCACGCTGGCTGGTTAGCGCGAATACCCCTCCGTCCCCCGGACCGTCCTGCAGCCCGCACTCGGCGCGGCGTGCCCGGAGCTCCCCGGCCCTCCGCGCGTGGCCGCCTGAAACCGGCGCGAGCTCGTAG
- the LOC109717048 gene encoding UPF0481 protein At3g47200-like translates to MESVKLDCRRRIFGYDSDNYHVSGEIMELENRARGLYSENVTMEREDFAKMLLLDGCFIAVALGKMEGRAVENIPSEADLSQHEALNRHDIVHDLLLVENQIPFFVLEEIRNLAAPIPGETTEQFKKNIAKYVERVLRHYPKAIEIPAICSNDFHHLLHLCHMFFRPSQNPAGHHRIQTMMTNQWHRAMQYREAGVEFRVKDSSSTPHSLLDVTFSNGTMEIPHLSIDAKTESIFSNLIMFEVGYPSAGNYINAYVTFMSQLLCDADDVKLLAREKIVHILGPQEEVVNIFNRLNGLAVFDPCGENYYLTSTFQSVEAHYRCRCNWWMAWLKHNHLKNPCVIIAALLGFISLLCIMIQNFLSILKHFNVVHH, encoded by the exons ATGGAGTCAGTGAAGTTGGATTGTCGACGAAGGATCTTCGGTTATGATAGTGACAACTACCATGTCAGCGGCGAAATCATGGAACTAGAAAACAGAGCAAGAGGATTGTACAGCGAGAATGTGACAATGGAACGGGAGGACTTTGCTAAGATGCTCTTGCTCGACGGATGCTTCATAGCTGTTGCTCTCGGAAAGATGGAAGGCCGGGCTGTTGAAAACATACCCAGCGAAGCTGATCTTAGCCAGCACGAAGCATTGAATAGGCACGACATAGTGCATGACCTACTCCTGGTAGAGAATCAAATTCCTTTTTTCGTCCTCGAGGAAATACGTAACCTAGCTGCACCTATACCAGGAGAAACAACtgaacaatttaaaaaaaacatcgCTAAATATGTGGAACGTGTGCTACGACACTACCCAAAAGCGATCGAAATCCCCGCGATCTGTTCGAATGATTTTCACCATCTGCTACACTTGTGCCATATGTTCTTTCGACCTAGTCAAAATCCAGCGGGACACCACCGCATTCAAACAATG ATGACGAACCAGTGGCACCGAGCAATGCAATACCGTGAAGCAGGAGTCGAGTTCAGAGTAAAGGACTCATCTTCGACTCCCCATTCTCTATTGGACGTGACGTTCAGCAATGGGACAATGGAAATTCCACACCTGTCCATTGACGCGAAGACAGAGTCGATTTTTAGTAATTTGATCATGTTCGAGGTAGGATATCCAAGCGCTGGGAACTATATAAATGCATACGTCACATTCATGTCGCAACTTCTCTGCGATGCTGATGATGTTAAATTACTTGCCCGTGAAAAAATCGTTCATATATTGGGTCCCCAGGAAGAGGTTGTAAATATTTTCAACAGGCTTAACGGGTTGGCTGTTTTCGATCCCTGTGGGGAGAACTATTATTTAACATCTACGTTTCAGTCGGTGGAAGCACACTACCGTTGCCGTTGTAATTGGTGGATGGCATGGTTGAAGCACAATCACCTAAAAAATCCGTGCGTGATCATTGCAGCACTCTTAGGTTTTATATCTCTGCTCTGCATtatgattcaaaattttctttctattttgaaGCATTTCAATGTGGTACATCATTAA